One genomic window of Cyanobacteriota bacterium includes the following:
- a CDS encoding glycosyltransferase family 2 protein — protein MLNLSIVIPVYNERETLPVILTKIIPVLPDVNKEIVIVDDGSRDGTRDWLSTMFDVVGNYPKTVAIDDDGSLIVVDRHELNGQPKPPTATVKVIFHQKNLGKGGALRTGLQAASGDVLVIQDADLEYDPRDWHDMWRLIAEGQADVVYGSRFYGNPHRVLYFHHLLGNKVITGLIDLLCDTTLSDIEVCYKMFRREVMDGLKLICNDFGFEVEFTMKVTKPKRWRIYELGISYYGRTYAEGKKINWKDGMKALWYILRFAITG, from the coding sequence ATGCTCAATCTATCGATCGTTATTCCAGTCTACAATGAACGCGAAACCCTACCTGTAATCCTCACCAAGATAATTCCAGTTTTGCCAGATGTTAACAAAGAGATTGTAATTGTTGATGATGGCTCTAGGGATGGTACTCGCGACTGGTTGTCAACTATGTTTGATGTGGTTGGCAATTACCCAAAGACGGTTGCTATTGATGATGATGGCTCTTTGATAGTTGTTGATCGCCATGAATTGAACGGTCAGCCAAAACCTCCTACTGCTACGGTAAAGGTGATTTTTCATCAGAAGAATTTGGGAAAAGGAGGAGCATTACGGACGGGATTACAGGCAGCATCTGGTGATGTCTTGGTTATTCAAGATGCTGATTTGGAATATGACCCGAGGGATTGGCACGACATGTGGCGGCTAATTGCTGAAGGGCAGGCCGATGTTGTGTACGGTTCTCGATTTTATGGTAATCCCCATCGAGTTTTATACTTCCACCACCTATTAGGTAATAAGGTGATTACGGGATTGATCGATTTACTATGTGACACCACCTTGAGTGATATTGAGGTGTGCTACAAAATGTTTCGCCGTGAAGTGATGGATGGCCTCAAACTCATCTGTAATGATTTTGGCTTTGAGGTGGAATTCACCATGAAAGTGACCAAGCCCAAACGGTGGCGCATCTATGAGTTAGGAATTTCGTACTATGGACGTACCTATGCTGAGGGCAAAAAAATCAACTGGAAAGATGGCATGAAAGCCCTTTGGTATATTTTGCGCTTTGCGATTACAGGTTGA
- the groEL gene encoding chaperonin GroEL (60 kDa chaperone family; promotes refolding of misfolded polypeptides especially under stressful conditions; forms two stacked rings of heptamers to form a barrel-shaped 14mer; ends can be capped by GroES; misfolded proteins enter the barrel where they are refolded when GroES binds; many bacteria have multiple copies of the groEL gene which are active under different environmental conditions; the B.japonicum protein in this cluster is expressed constitutively; in Rhodobacter, Corynebacterium and Rhizobium this protein is essential for growth), translating to EKSFDVGYNAATDEFVDMFEAGIVDPAKVTRSALQNAASIAGMVLTTECIVVDKPEPKEAAPASSGAGMGGDFDY from the coding sequence GGAAAAGTCCTTTGATGTAGGTTACAACGCTGCTACCGATGAGTTTGTTGACATGTTCGAGGCTGGCATCGTTGACCCTGCTAAGGTAACTCGCTCTGCTCTGCAAAATGCTGCATCGATCGCTGGTATGGTGCTAACCACTGAGTGTATTGTTGTAGACAAGCCTGAGCCTAAGGAAGCAGCTCCCGCAAGTAGCGGCGCTGGCATGGGCGGCGACTTCGACTACTAA